The following DNA comes from Camelina sativa cultivar DH55 chromosome 14, Cs, whole genome shotgun sequence.
TTTCTTATGGTCCACTTGATTTGATAGTGGAGAACAAGATGGTATGAATGGTAAAGTATCCAAATTTTGGGGGtaattttgagagagagagatgggttgtgtttgtggtaagcCTTCTGCTATTGAAGATAGCAAAGATAGTCCAAGAGATCGTTTCTCTAGCAAATCCTCTTCTGAGTTTAGAGTTTCAAGACCGGTTACTTCTtctagaagagaagagacaCTTAGGATTAAGGAAAGGTCTGATGTTGTTAGTGTTAGACCTGTGTTGAGTAATAATAAGCAAGCcaatgtttcttttaatttgagtagaagagagaagaagatagagaatgTTGCTGCAACTTCACCTCTTGCTATGAGTATTACCATTGCTAAAGCAACTGAAGGAGAGTATGTAGCTGCTGGTTGGCCTCCATGGTTGGCTTCTGTTGCTGGAGAAGCTATTAAGGGATGGGTTCCACGCCGTGCTGATTCTTTTGAGAAGTTGGACAAAGTAATCTCCTTTTTTCATTTGAAAAAAATGCAGTTAAATAAGTCTATTTGGATTGCTTGACTTACTTTTAGTGGCATGTTTCCATATTTAGAAACATATCCTAAGCTCCAAAGATTTGGTTTGCAGTAAATGACACACTTATGTTATGGAAACTAGATTTTTTcagttgattgtttttttttaaaactatagcATGACCTGTAAAGGCTTTGGACTTTTATAGCTAGCTGTGAGGAAAGATCTCTGATGCAGTAGTTTTTTACTTGCTTTATGCAGATTGGTCAGGGTACTTATAGTAATGTATATAGGGCTCGTGATCTGGATCGGAAGAAAATTGTGGCTTTGAAGAAAGTTAGGTTTGATAACTTGGAGCCAGAAAGTGTGCGTTTTATGGCAAGAGAGATCCAGATATTACGCCGTCTTGACCATCCTAATATCATAAAGCTAGAAGGCTTAGTTACATCAAGAATGTCTTGCAGCTTATATCTTGTTTTTGAGTACATGGAACATGATCTAGCTGGACTAGCCTCTCATCCTGCTATTAAATTTTCTGAATCACAGGTACTTTTTATGTTTCGGTTCAACATCTTCTTGACCTTGTTCACCGCTTTCATTGCAATTCTCTGAGGTTCTTTTTTATCGGTTTTTGTACAGGTCAAATGCTACCTGCAGCAACTATTACACGGTCTAGACCATTGTCACAGTCGTGGTGTACTTCATCGGGACATAAAAGGCTCAAACCTTCTGATAGATAATAGTGGTGTTCTAAAGATTGCTGACTTTGGATTAGCTAGTTTCTTTGATCCTCGTCAAACTCAGCCTTTGACCAGTCGTGTGGTAACTCTTTGGTACCGTCCACCCGAGCTTTTGCTTGGAGCAACTCGCTATGGAGCAGCAGTTGATTTGTGGAGCGCAGGTTGCATTCTTGCTGAACTCTATGCCGGCAAGCCTATTATGCCCGGTAGAACTGAGGTAGATTTGCATATTTCGTTTGAATCTCTTTTAGTGTTTGCTCTGGTTGACGTGAGACTAGTTTGATTACTTAAGGTGACTCTGATAACGCATATGGTGTTACAGGTGGAACAGTTGCACAAGATTTTCAAGCTATGTGGCTCCCCTTCCGAGGACTATTGGGTAAAATCGAGATTGCCTCATGCAACAATTTTCAAGCCTACACAGCCATATAAACGCTTAGTGGGTGAAACGTTTAAGGAGTTTCCTCAGCCAGCTTTAGCCCTTCTTGAAACTTTGCTTTCAGTCAATCCTGATGATCGTGGAACAGCCGCCGCAGCTCTCAAGAGTGAGGTACTGGCAGGCTGTAAATACTGCATGTTCTTGGGCTTTTCTATATTTAACTCCTGGTCAATGCTTTTGTAACCTCAATTATCATTCTTTTATTTCCAGTTCTTTTCCACGAGACCTCTTCCATGTGATCCTTCAAGCTTGCCTAAATATCCTCCCAGCAAAGAGCTCGATGCAAGAATGCGTGATGAGGAAAGTAGAAGGTATTCCATCCCAACTTTTCTAGTCCAATGTTATTTTTACTCTGCAGTGCTCTTACAATAGCTTTGAATcgttaacaaaagaaaaagagaaaatatattaacttcAATCTTGCTCCTTTGTGTCTGTAGACAAGCTGGAGGAAACAGGGACCAAAGACaccaagaaagaagaggaacTAAGGAATCTCGAGCCATCCCAGCCCCTGACGCAAATGCCGAGTTGGTTACATCAATGCAGgtgaatttttttagtaaaagcTTATTATATCTTTTGATGTGAAAGCTTCttgctttttatgttttgacCCTCTCTTGCATTAACATCCTTTGCAGAAAAGGCAGAGCCAGTCAACTAATAGAAGCCGAAGCGAGAAGTTTAATCCTCATCCTGAAGAAGTTGCATCTGGTTTCCCAATTGATCCACCGAGGCCATCATCACAAGCATTTGAACCAAACAGAGAGTCTCAGGGTAACATTATTCCTCACAAGAGAGCTTCACATTCCGGTCCTCTATCACGTAGATCTGCTTCCGCAAAGGGTAGAAGGAACTACCAAGATTCTCAAAAGGTTTCATCCATAGCTGATTACTCAGCAATGCCTAGCTTTGCTACAACCCGAACAGGCGTACCGCAACAAGAGACTTGCAGAGGAATGACTCGGCTTCCAGGTTCCTTCAAAGAAACCTCTGAAGAAGCAAACCAGGAAGAGAATGGTAGAAACAACAAGAAAGACCCTATTCTCGTAAGTTCTTTAAAAGTCCCTCTTAGCTATCTTTAGAAAGTACCAATGTTACTCTTCTGAgctgttttggtttggttttcagCTGGGTTATGGATCAAAAGGGCATAAGATTCATTATTCAGGACCGTTGGTGGTTCCATCAGGAAACATGGATCAGGTATTAAAGGACCATGACCGCCATATCCAAGAAGCTGTGAGAAGAGCACGGATTGATAAGGCTCGAGTTAGGAAACTTCAAGCAGATGAAGCATCGAGCCAGCAGCAAGTCCCAACCAACCATCCCTCATCTGTTTCTAGCCGTTGATCCCATCAATGAGGCAAAAGTATATGATCAGAAAACCGAACCTCATTTGCCTGTAAACTTTTTAACACGGCGTATGTTGAGtgaaaataattgtattttattgATTCAAGATTATATAATCATAGAATCAAATCTTGTCACGTTTTAGCTTCCCTGTAAtgtgatattattttattataagcGAGAGGTAGAAacaggttatatatatatttagaaaatgttCGACATCAATTACAAAAAGATAACACCTTTCTTGTGAAATAAATAAAGGTGCTTGTCGAGATAACACCTTTCTTTCGCTATATAAATCTTATTATCGTCTTTCACTTC
Coding sequences within:
- the LOC104742808 gene encoding probable serine/threonine-protein kinase At1g54610; translated protein: MGCVCGKPSAIEDSKDSPRDRFSSKSSSEFRVSRPVTSSRREETLRIKERSDVVSVRPVLSNNKQANVSFNLSRREKKIENVAATSPLAMSITIAKATEGEYVAAGWPPWLASVAGEAIKGWVPRRADSFEKLDKIGQGTYSNVYRARDLDRKKIVALKKVRFDNLEPESVRFMAREIQILRRLDHPNIIKLEGLVTSRMSCSLYLVFEYMEHDLAGLASHPAIKFSESQVKCYLQQLLHGLDHCHSRGVLHRDIKGSNLLIDNSGVLKIADFGLASFFDPRQTQPLTSRVVTLWYRPPELLLGATRYGAAVDLWSAGCILAELYAGKPIMPGRTEVEQLHKIFKLCGSPSEDYWVKSRLPHATIFKPTQPYKRLVGETFKEFPQPALALLETLLSVNPDDRGTAAAALKSEFFSTRPLPCDPSSLPKYPPSKELDARMRDEESRRQAGGNRDQRHQERRGTKESRAIPAPDANAELVTSMQKRQSQSTNRSRSEKFNPHPEEVASGFPIDPPRPSSQAFEPNRESQGNIIPHKRASHSGPLSRRSASAKGRRNYQDSQKVSSIADYSAMPSFATTRTGVPQQETCRGMTRLPGSFKETSEEANQEENGRNNKKDPILLGYGSKGHKIHYSGPLVVPSGNMDQVLKDHDRHIQEAVRRARIDKARVRKLQADEASSQQQVPTNHPSSVSSR